The Streptomyces venezuelae genomic interval CTACGACCACCTTTCGTGGCGCACCTTCCGTGACGGCCCGTGGTTCGGTGCGCTGCCCACCCTCACCGCCGCCGCCACGGCGACCGAGCGGCTCCGCCTGGGCACGCTCGTGACCTCCCCCAACTTCCGCCACCCCGTGACCCTCGCCAAGGAGCTGATGTCGCTCGACGACATCTCCAAGGGCCGGATCACGCTCGGCATCGGGGCCGGCGGCAACGGCTTCGACGCCACCGCCCTCGGGCAGGAGGCGTGGACGCCGAAGGAGCGGGCCGACCGGTTCGGCGAGTTCGTGCCGCTGCTCGACCGCCTCCTCACCGAGGACGCGGTGACGGCGCCGGGCACGTTCTACTCGGCGGAGGAGGTCCGGAACATCCCCGGCTGCGTCCAGCGCCCGCGGCTTCCGTTCGCGGTGGCGGCGACCGGGCCGCGCGGGCTGCGGCTGGCCGCCCGGTACGGGCAGGCGTGGGTGACGACGGGTGACCCGAAGATCTTCGAGACGGGCACCCCGGAGCAGTCGGTGCAGGCGCTGCGCGGCCAGGTCGAAAAGCTCGGCAAGGCGTGCGCCGACACCGGCCGGGACGTGTCCGAGCTCGACAAGATCCTGCTGACCGGCTTCACGCCGGACCGCGGTCGTCCGCTGGAGTCGCTGGACGCCTTCGTCGACTTCGCCGGCACCCACCGCGACCTCGGCTTCACCGAGCTCGTGATCCACTGGCCGATCGCGGACTCCGACTTCGCCGCGGACCAGGCCGTCTTCGAGAAGATCGCCACCGAGGCCCTGGCCCAGCTGGGCTGAGCCACCCGACACCCCGCCACCGCCGTAGCCCGTCGTAGCTCGCCGTCGCCCCGTGGTCAGGTCGCGCGCCGGGCGTGCCCGCGCCGCAGGGCCAGCAGGACCGGTGAGCCGGTCGGCGCTGGCCGCCCGGGGCAGACGTCGAAGTGGCTGACCCGGCAGGTGTCGGACGGTACGGCGGGACCGAGGTTGACCGCCGTACCGTCGCCCGCGACGCGCCAGCGGCTGCCTGCCGGAACCACACGGGTCGGCAGCTCCCCCGGCTCGATCATGACCCAGCGCCCGCGCACCGTGCGGTGCCACTCGGCGCCGGCCCCGCACGCGCCACAGGTCGCGGCCGACGGCCTCCGCGCGTCCGGCACGGCCCTCCCAATGCGGGCGGCGCGCGTCACGGCCTCGGTCATCCCCGCCAGGACGTCGCCGACCAGCACCGGCTCACGCGCCGGGTGTTCCGCTCCGGCCTGCTCGCAGCTCCCGCAGAGCGCCATCCCGAGACTCTGAATCCATATCCCGTACGGCGCACCGCAGGCCTCACACTCGTCGCAACGCCGGCCCGAGACCATGCCCCACCCCCTGGAGATGCCGTCAGCTCACCTGGGGTCTTCCCCGCCAGGTCGAGAACCGAACGAGCGTTTTACGGCCAGATCAGGACGCTCCGGGACGGGTCGGGACGCCGAATTCGCGTACTCATATGTGCACCTCTTCGCACGCCCGTGCGTTCGGTGCGGAACAATGGTGCGGTGACCTCTCCCCGCTCTCCGCGACCCTCCGCTCCGGCGACCCGGCTGATCGCCACCGACCTCGACGGCACGCTCCTGCGCGACGACAAATCCGTCTCCGAGCGCACGATCGCCGCGCTCGCCTCGGCGGAGCAGGCCGGTATCGAGGTCTTCTTCGTCACCGGCCGGCCCGCCCGCTGGATGGACGTCGTCAGCGACCACGTCCACGGCCACGGCCTGGCCATCTGCGCCAACGGTGCCGCCGTCGTCGACCTCCACGCGGGAGGCACCTTCCTGGAGGTCCGCCCGCTGGAGCGGCCGGTCGCCCTCGACGTCGTACAGGCCCTGCGCGCCGCCGCGCCCGGCACCTCCTTCGCGGTCGAGCTCACC includes:
- a CDS encoding LLM class flavin-dependent oxidoreductase, giving the protein MSLRLSTVILPRDRWHEGGREKWRRAEELGFHTAYTYDHLSWRTFRDGPWFGALPTLTAAATATERLRLGTLVTSPNFRHPVTLAKELMSLDDISKGRITLGIGAGGNGFDATALGQEAWTPKERADRFGEFVPLLDRLLTEDAVTAPGTFYSAEEVRNIPGCVQRPRLPFAVAATGPRGLRLAARYGQAWVTTGDPKIFETGTPEQSVQALRGQVEKLGKACADTGRDVSELDKILLTGFTPDRGRPLESLDAFVDFAGTHRDLGFTELVIHWPIADSDFAADQAVFEKIATEALAQLG
- a CDS encoding DUF6083 domain-containing protein, producing the protein MALCGSCEQAGAEHPAREPVLVGDVLAGMTEAVTRAARIGRAVPDARRPSAATCGACGAGAEWHRTVRGRWVMIEPGELPTRVVPAGSRWRVAGDGTAVNLGPAVPSDTCRVSHFDVCPGRPAPTGSPVLLALRRGHARRAT